The DNA region TGTTTAGTTTTATTTTATCGAAATCGTTACATGAGTCATGGCTGAGTCAACGAGGTTGAGTTGATCTCCTGACCTAGGGTCGAGCCGACCTTTTGAATAGATGAAATGACCCTCTTTTCGTAAAGGTCACACTACTACGTCAACCACGACTGTTGGAAAAGGGATACCACCACGACTGATCAACCGTTGTGAGGTAAGGGGTGATTGTATGTATGATGCTTTCCACCACGGTCGTGCGATTGTTATTATAAACTAGGTAGCACGCTACCTATCACAATAATTACTTTAAACAACCATTGTGATATTCCTAACGCATAACATTTAATAATGGTTGGTATaaacaaccgttgtgatatataCACTGAAGTTTATTATAAATCATGTGGAATGCTTATTTATACAATGCTCACTAAAAATATAACCTTTCAATCTTATCTAGAACGTTATAATATGATAAATTAAGTTATATCAGAAGAACAAATTCAGATTTAATGCTAGACAAGAGTTCTTCAACTCCTTATCTACATTTTGGTCTTTAACGATTAGAACTTTGTTTAATGGTCATGGTTATTTAATATCCCCTTCCTTCACCTCTAGTTTAATTTGCAAATATTATTTACTTTTCAAACAAATTAGAGGTGGGGAAATGGACGGTTGAAGAATTACAAGCATTAAATAAAGATCTAATTGTTAAAGAACGAAATGCAGATAATGAGCTGTAGAATTCTTGTCTAGAATTGAATGTGTACTTGTTTTCTAATATAACATTATCTATCATATTATAACTTTCTAGCGCAATTTAAAAAGTTATATATACGGTAAGGGATTGAAAAAAcactcaaaccacataagatatAATAAACTAATCTTTTGAacaaacataaacaacaacattcatcaacaacaaaccttaaacaacatacaagaTATAATAAACAACTCTTATTAAAAACAACAAAATCATTAACACATAACATAAACTACAtacaacatacaacttttattattaataatagCAACAACAACATATCAACTCATAGAACGTTTCAGAACGTACATGTCCCATAATGGCATCCACAATGAAATGAGGATGAAGCTGAAGTGTGAGTTGCAAGCTTGTGTTAATTTGAATGGAAGTCATTCTGGGTCTTTCACACAAGTTTGCAGCGCTCACTTTAACTTCATCATCGTTATTGAAACAAGCATCCTTATTTACAAGTAAAAACAAGCAGAACCTGTAAGGTAGCCATATTGAAAGTTCAAACATTATGAAACAAGttattgaaacataaacaataatacaTAAACAAATTTTGAAACATAAATTATTGTGAAGATGAACCTGTAAGGTAGCCATTTTCTTTTAATGCAATAAAGGTAATCCTTCGAAGAAGACGAGTTCGCTGCATAAGTTTGGGGTTTCCATATGAGAGAGATGAGTGACAAAGATGTTATGAtttgttttgagagagacgaGTGAAAGAGATGGTATAGTTTTGTTTTGAGAGACATGGTTGTCATGTACTAAAATGAGATATAATTTcacttatatataaataagtaaCACCTTACAACATGGTTGATAATATGAACCGTTATGAAATGATTACACCTTACACCACATTGATTATAAGAACTCTGGTGATATCCAATGTCAAGCCCATTATGTCACGATAAATGGAAAATTGTTGGTGTTAGGATTCGAACCCTTTCACTCCATGTATATTTCACTTTGGTTGTTAATTATGACCGTAGTGAAATGTCTTTTAGTAAATATCAACAAAAAGAAAAATGCCCAAAAAATAGTTATTACCACGGTAAACAGGACGACCATGTAAAATGGATGTTAACGAAAAGTCTATTTTATAGTAGTGTCATATCCACCAATAAGACTCAAGATCGTTCTGAGCATCTGTGTCCTTTTGCGTACTCCCTAGGGTTTAGCGAGCTCTAGGTTTAGAGGATTGAGGCAATTCATGTCATCATTACATATCTTTTTGTTATGACTTTTATGAAACAATTCATTCTTCTTTTAAAACCATGATTTTTCAATAAGATCCTATGCTATGAATAAAACATACGATATTTCAACGAACCTTTGGATATTCCATGCAGTGAGGATTCACCAATTAACGAAGAAAATCATTAATAATCTACATCAAAGGTGCTCTCATTGTAAAACTCGCATTCTTTACTATGTCATAAGTCCATTTTTCAATTCACAACTTCTTTAAATCATTAATCAAAGGTTGTAAAAAGACATCAATGTCTTCTTTTATATTTGATGGTCCCGATATAAGAGAAGTCAAATATATATAAGGTTTTGAAATTCAAATCGCAAGAAGGAGTTTATATGGTGTAATAGACAAATAAGAATAAGGGGGAAATGTTGTTTTATGATAAAATGAAATTGATAAATATTGGATGAGAGTAAATTTTATAATACATCAAGATATCTTGTTGCCAACTTGAAGTATGAGTACTTTTAAAATGGTAGTATCAGTACGATACGCATCCGTacttatttttttaatatttggTTTTGAATGAAATAGGTGATTTTTTCAAATATCAATATAGTATATTATAGTATATTTATGTGTTTTAATTTTGTTGTCGTTTAATGTTAACATTATTTTTggtttttttaaatttttaaagTGGTATTTTATTATGAATctaataatttaattttttattcataaattttataaaaaaataatattttttattaaagaATTCGTgcctttttttttattttaaatatcGTATTCCGTATAATAGGTTGGCAATGATATCATTGATTGTAAATAGAAACAAGTTCGAATTAAGTCAATGTTTTAAGCCTTGACAACACCTGAGAGAGGCAGAGAATGAAGAAGCTGGTAGAAAAACTTATCCTAACAAATTAATTAAGCCTTGACAACACCTTCCTTTTGCTTCCAAAAAAAAAAGCTAAAAAGTTAAACTAAATATAACTGTTTGAGGtaacaaaacaaaggaaaatgTGAATCAAGCTTATATATATGAAAGAGATTCCAAAACCGGTTGAAAGGCACATGACAGAAAATTGTGAGTGAAGACAAAGAACAAAAAAAAGTGATAACATAACATGAGAGACGGTTTGAGAGACGGCCATAAACAACCATTCTTAGCCGGCAATATGTAGTGGAATTGCCAGCACAATCTTTTCTAACCCTATTCTTTATCCTATCCCTTTAAATCACCCTCTTCATGCATTCCATGACTAAGACATTTCTTCTTAAATTCATCTTTTTTTACATCATTCATCTTTTGTTTTCAATGGCTAAACTGTCTCAACAAAAACCTCAAAAAAACAATGCAAGTAATAACAATAACGTTAGTGCAACTAACACCAAAGTGAAAAGAACAAGGAGAAGTGTCCCAAGAGATTCTCCAATTCAACGCAGCTCAATATATAGAGGAGTCACTAGGTTATATTGTCTTTCCTTTCATGCAACTTTGTATTTTATTATAACAGTTTTTACTATAAACCAAAGACTAGACACAAACAAGCAAGCATGAAATATGTCTAGTTTGATTGATCAGGCACAGATGGACAGGACGATATGAGGCTCATTTGTGGGACAAGAATAGTTGGAATGAATCGCAAAACAAGAAAGGACGACAAGGTTTATAGAGATAGTCTTACTCTTAACTTAATCCATATGTTCATCATTGATGAAGATATTACATATAACTAAGATGTGTTTCTTTTTTCTTGTGGCATTCTTCACGTCTGCATATGATTACTTCAGTCTACCTCGGTGCTTATGATGATGAAGAAGCTGCTGCACATGCTTATGATCTAGCGGCATTGAAATATTGGGGTCCAGATACCATTCTTAACTTTCCGGTACACCTATTTCACAAGTTTTAAActtttttgaaaaattaaaatgaaacaACAAAGATTATCTTCTCAATTGTAGTTATGTAGTTACGAGAATCAGTTGAGAGAAATGGAGGATCAATCAAGGGAGGAGTACATTGGATCATTAAGGAGGTATGTTATGATAATAATATCGGTCATGCTAATTTGTGCCCTAAATTACCCCAAGTTTAACAAAGCATTAACTAAAAATGTTGCAGGAAAAGCAGTGGTTTTTCTCGCGGAGTTTCTAAATATAGAGGCGTGGCGAGGTTCGTATCCAACTAAACTCTTTTTTGTGATCATAAAACACAAAGCTTAATTACTTTACTTTTCTATGCCCTCAGACATCATCATAATGGAAGGTGGGAGGCTCGTATTGGGAGGGTTTTTGGCAACAAATATCTTTATCTTGGAACATATGGTTAGTTAGTAGTTAGTTAGATTTTTCAACGGTAAGCCCTAGCTCCAATCAATTATTAATGATGATATATGTATCCTTATTTCGCAGCTACGCAAGAAGAAGCAGCCACAGCATACGATATGGCAGCTATTGAATATCGTGGACTCAATGCTGTCACCAATTTTGATCTCAGCCGTTATATTAAGTGGCTTAAACCTAATCACAGTGATAACAACAACAAACTTATTCATAATTCTAGTAATAACTTAATCTCTGACACCAAATTCATCCCAAACATGATGATGAGTAATCAAAATGAGTCATTTGGAGGAGAAGAAGAACTAGTACAGCCTCGGCCAGCTGGCACTACGTCGGCATTAGGTCTTTTGCTTCAATCGTCAAAGTTTAAGGAGATGATGGAAATGACAACTGCTGCTGATTTGTCAACACCAGAAAACTCATATACATTTCCTGATCACATTCAGACATACTTTGAGTCTTCCACTGAAGATGAACATGAACATGGGGATGATTTATTCAATGTGCCCTCTTTATTCCATTCTCTTGACTTTGATCACGGCTTCAAGGTCTAGCttcttcatttttttttcattgATTATATAACATACAATATAGAAGATTTAATTGCTGATCATGATATGGTGtctcaagaagattctaatgtGAGGATATATGCATAATGAGACAGGTGGCAAGCAAAATGTTTAGTTTATTTGTCAGACTATCATCTCCTTAATACATTGAATCAAATTCACTTAGCTTTTAAATGTGTGGCTTGAATAGATTATATATTTAACAATAAATTAAATATTTAGTAATAAGTTATATACATCACTTGAATTGTgatatattttttataaatactTGTAATAGAAAGTTGATAGGTATTTTTCTCTGGTATAAATAGGTATGTTGTATTCATTCAAAATAATAGAAAGCAGAGAATTCCTCTTTTGTCATTTGTTATTTTTTTCTCAATAATAGAGATATTTATTTCGTCAAATTTAATTTatcattaaaaaaaattgatatcAAGTGCTACTACAATCGCAAAATTTGATGttaaaaatttaataaaaaaatagCTTCAATTTAACGGGTGAAAATGCTTGTTCTCCTCACTCACTAAGAATGTGATAGGATGGAGAGAGAAGTTAAGCTGTCAATTGAATTAACATCTAAATATATAGGAGATCGCGATAATAAAAAAAAGCATATAACATATTAATATAATCACTATGAAGTAAAGTTTTGGGAAAGTCGATACATGATGAAGTCTTTTTATAAACATAATAGCATTAAAAAACAAATATATACAGGGCAATCTATCGTATCTCGAAAAAAATGATCATTTACGAAGCGTATCGCACACTCGCGGAAAATGTGTTCGAACAGAGTCGTCacgaattttatttatttcaatgaaggaataggaaaatatcaataaaacttttgaaaataacatggtcgtcacaaccataGTTGAATTCGAGAGTCGATTATGtaaggtattagcatccctaaCGTTCGTTGTGCTCAgcgggaaccttttagttaaacttaCGATTGAATGTTAACTTATGTCATTTGTTTTCTTCGATAGATAAAAGAGCGCAAAAGGAAATAAAATGGGTCGCTAAAAGGTTTTTTTTATTATGGTGCTTAACAAGATTGCGGGTCCCACTCCTACATATCCTCTGGTACAATGAGAAACtcaaagcttcgtagttcggggtagaaaatgttttgtttgttggttgatttttATCGAAAACTATTTGGTCTCAATAATGAAAAATATTGCTTACCCAAAACGGTTTAGAGGAGTGGACATTTGCATCACATCAAATGGATTTCTAAATATCAACATTCGCGAGaaaaatgtcacttatctcaactcacaCATTTACGGATGAAATATTGGTTTGCATCATCTGAAGACGAAATATCTTTGGATTAAAAGAGTTTAGATTTGTTGAATGTTTTATAAGTGAATGACGAGTGTTTGATGACAGCGAGACGCAAGTCTCGGGACCAATCATTCGGGATTCCGACAGAATACTAGATTTCAACGGTCCTTTTTCATTTAAGATATTTAAGAAATTTGTTTGATGGACAATCAACACTCAATAAGAAAAAGATGCAAGCCTTAGAATTGATTGTTCAAGTGTTTCATCGGAATGTTAGACTCTAACGGTCCTTTTTAGTTCAAgtttattaagtgttttaggAGCGAAAGAATGAATGACTAACCCAAAACGTGTGTCTCATGACCAATTATTTGAGGGTTCTACAAGAATGTTAGACTCCAACGATCATTTTCTTTCGCGTTTGTTAAGAAAAAAGTTTTAATATTGCGTTTGATTTGAGAAAAGTCAATCGATGTTGATCGGGGTTTGATTTGCATAGAGAGAAAAGATTTGAGAAAATGGTTTTGGAGTGGTTTAAAAACTGATGGGATTTTGAAAATTAACTTGATTttgaaagattgattttattatGCAAATTTTATCTTGTTTAACAATCAAGGTCTACATACAAGATTACATACGTCATGCAATGACATACAATCAAATATGTCATATAATAATACAATTAATAAGTAACACACAAGGCATGCAAGCATTCATCACTCAATTTAAAGGTTAAATAATTCAAATCATTATGAGTCAAAATTATTTATGAGTACTAAATCCTAAAAAAAATCGATGAACTTGCAAATGTGATCGAAAATGGGCAAACTTAACTCATGCATCTAGACAAAATGGACTCTTTTATCTTATTTATGGTTTTAATAAGAGAAGAACTAACTTGAAAAAAGAAACTAAAACATTATGTTTTTATTACTAAAAAGAAACTCAACATATTTTTGATTACTAAAACTCAATATTGTGAGAGATATTTTGCAGTAGGTTTCTAGAAGCTAGGTGGTCCCTCTTTGAACTTTGATTTTCACTGCCTTGTAAAAATATGAAATTACTGCTgtattattttcatttttcttcaatTTAAACTCAGTCGGAACAAATGCTCTGACTTTGACTTTCTTACTTCTTTATTTTGCTGCGTAATTGCTTGACATGTTGATGGATCAAACTTAGTTTGATCATTTGGATTATGATTTGTGAAGTAATTAACTGGTTTGCTTTCTTGATGATGCAGATTGGTTATGGCTATATTTGGACAGCTGGATGTGATGATGTACGTAAACCGGTTTTGCAACCTGAATGATGAGACTTGAACTGGTTTCATAATATGTAAATATATACTAAGAGTACAATGCAATATGATTTAGTTAGTAGATTCACCTGTTTTTTTAGTTTTTAGAATGTGAACTAGCTTAAGAATGTAAATGAGGTTAATGTTTTATGGATGAATTTATGAAATGTAAATGAGTTTATGAATGTAAATGGTTtaatgatgaatgaatgaatgacTTTATTTAACTATCAACTAGAAGGATGGAATTTTTTGTTAAACTCTAAGCAAATAAAGTGGTAAAAGAAAGACTGAGAATTGTGTGGTGAGGATTGAGAATTGTGTGGTGAGGTTTTTAAGCTTCAAAATTAAATTTATAGTTCCTTCCTATCTCATCTTTGGTGTTCTTCACTTGACTCAAACAGGTTTGAAATATTTTATTGTTTACAAGTTTGAAAATTTATATAAGTTTAGATGAATATGTGACTTTTATTTTCTCCTTATATACAGGTGGCGGAACTGAGGGGAACGTGGGAAAGCCACGGCCATCCctcaattttattttattttaattcatatatattaaattactaaaacatccttattttaaattaaaattaatttttatcttttatttttcatttaaagttaggttaaaatacagataaggtaaaaagctcATACATTTCCTTTCTTTTTCATATGGGTTTGCTGCCGGCACcggaatcggaacagattaaagtgatcggcatctaacaggtaaaaaactttattcattcttcttttataaaaagtaacaaattaaagtgattgcttgatttgtgtatttgagatttttagggttcttctttcttgattcgttaaaataatctatatgaggtttattaagccaattcataacactgtaatttacaaatatagttatacactgtaataagaTTTATTTAATCATTattgctgctaatttctaatagtgaagttaccggtatttgaaaacggattaaagttgattaattaagtttattaatttttttctcttttaatttttatgttctctaaattgatttttggatctgatatgatattataggaagagtaaagatgaataatagaaaaattgattcttttttcaaaaggaaagcatgtgaaactgaaagagaagagagagatgaagaaattataatcccgacatccgaatctgaaacagttcttgacaattcaacaattgaagagcatcatggttttgaaaattctttggaacgcgatcctggaaagcgtcctccgatttggcaatatccatcaaatcaagacttcaattgacactgttcgttggttaacactacaagcttgtgcttttaggggtcacgacgaaagtaacaaatcaagaaatcaaggtaactttcttgagttattgaaacttttagcatcctacaatgatgaagttgcaaaagttatgttggaaaatgctccacaaaattgcaagtatacttcacatcaaattcaaaaagagctcttgcaaattctttctaatagggtgaaaaagagtattcgtgaggaaattggtgattccaaattttgtatcgttgttgatgaagctcgtgatgagtcaaaaaaggaacaaatggctcttgtattaagatttgttgataaagttggtttaatacaagagagattttttgatgtggcacatgttaaagacaccacatctttaactcttaaggaagcaatatgtgatatactttctcgacataaccttgacgtttctaacattcgtggccaagggtatgatggtgctagcaatatgagaggagaatggaatggtttacaagccctctttatgaaggactgtccttatgcatactatattcattgttttgctcatcgattgcaacttgcattagttacatcatcaagagaagtcaaacctgttcataaattttttgagaagctgatctttgttgtgaatgttaTTTGTTCTTCTACAAAGTGTCACGATGAGTTAcaagtgttggtgtaagccctagaggccaatacttttggtacttgtatcgaattatttattaataataaaaggcattttctttattatggttgattaataaagtccctagaatagatagtccgtttaatgtattaagtgtgacttaaccatgagaacacattaaacataagggcactattcttaaagtatccgtagtcgagctttaatgtgaagtgggataacattaaaacattaagactattatgtttgtagactgatgatcacatctcatggatcatggataaagagttatcaagtcttaaacataggtatgaatattaggagtaatatttataccggattgacccgctatgagaatactatatagaaagttatgcaaagtgtcataagttattctcatggtgataatagtgtatatcactcttcgacctgaaaccactatggatcctagatgtagagtcgagtgctttattgctgatccaacgttgtccgtaactggataaccataaagacagttgatgggtactccacgaagcatgctgagggacatgagtgtcctagatggaatttgccaatcctgcgtaacaggataaatgtctatgggcccaatattgaactggacaagggtgacacggtctataccttgtgttcaatatagacataagggcaaaggggtaattatacacataattattatcacaggaggttttgtcagatcacatgacatttttgtgacttgggtagcagtgatgtgttgctagataccgctcactgtttattatgttaaatgcgtgatttaatataattgccaacgtcgcgaaaacctatagggtcacacacaaaggacggattgataagagatagagtaactaaggaacaccgtaaggtacggtgcacttaagtgggagacgaaatatggtaaggtaccaaatacataagtgattttgggcatattataagatatgggccaaaatacacttaagtgggctttttagcttgaagcccacacaagtggttctataaatagaaccccttgggtagaagcattgtcattccactccactcagacagaaattcaagtagagacttggaattttgtttccctctttctctcactcaaagccttcattcataacagctagcactgcgattgaaggaatccgttcgtgtggactgagtagagacgttgtcatcgttcaacgttcgtgatcgccccgtggatctgtatcaaaggttttgatcacTATCAGcgatctgcaccaaaggtttgaatcgccacaagaggtaacgattctatcactgatcatgcccattcgtaaggatcactaaatggagaaatttttaaattccgttgcgccttggatggcaattctcctacagtggtatcagagccacttacgaaaccatgaatctgataactgtttttgttctgtaataatatgattaaagacagaatgaatcaaaggttaaattgagatcgatcaagttacatatatgtgatatatgtaaccctgatgcaaaatacattatatatgatatagtgttcttgtttcgttcattcaaaccctcgatgattgttttcctttgagcgatcaatggtcgtttgcttcttgatctgacattagtatggtgaagcaatgacgtgttgatcaatcatactaaattaacaatcgagatgtgtttgacggtctgaaattggtgcatcagggttagtgacgacacaagggttgtgttgtcagagagttatgcgattggggtatgactgcacaagagttgtgcgttctaaacacttttccgaacagtgttaaccggttaacgcgtatggttaaccggttaacgcaatgcgaaattaaaatttttaagttttcaaacagtgttaaccggttaacgcatttggttaaccggttaacgcaaggcggaaaacagttttccaagacattttcaaacagtgttaactggttaacgcatttggttaaccggttaacgcaaggcagaaaacttttttttttttgatttcaaacagtgttaaccggttaacgcatatggttaaccggttaacgcaaggaaattttcacccgttcggctaactcagtgctttaaaagtgtcaagtgtttatacgaaaagcgacatcgattttaaatgaattgttcattaaaatgtgatgatcgatcgtcgaaatttaatttgattttaattaattaaaggaattaataataataataaagtatttattattgtcttgtggtgatcggttatggccttagttttcctttgttttgttttgagtttttaaaatacgacctgcgtgtcgtgcctctctcttaatctctcaaatgtaacttcttttctcatctcactccctcgtatgtaaaacgagtttcttttatgtaatgtaatgatatgaagaaagcaaagaagtcagtgccaaaggaggacaaccttgaagatcttgcttggagaaacttagatcattgtaggttagcttaggttctctcattggcttgggagaacaactgcgctaggggccataactgtttcattttgtttgtatgtatgttgatgcatgtgaatgtatgttgatgcatgtgagagacggtttatatgataaacaagccggtgagatcagaaaaattgcaattccctcaaaataaatattaagtttatgctttccaagtcttaacactcatcaagactagtaatggataatgtaggtttcgcctacgcgaggtgcatgatctatatattagtaaggtgcgatgggataattgtaatatccaactgttacaacaatgggtcaaacttaactaaacaaattataataagattatatatatgtttagaagcaagagttgggaataatccatatgatggattagaataaggagttattcacccaactgaaattttcgagagttgtatgagatacaattggaaggagttcctacctaaaataacctagttttgtgtaatccgcctacgcggacttagaacgaagtgaaatatggatctcgacccactagaaaatcttccaacgggattttccgaatcaaatgatgagggtcatttgttttgagtaaaatagtgggagcatatttaattaaaggcctaattgaatatgtcaatgatacttatattttcattaatccttatgtagattaccatgacagcaaacacctctaacaacatcttgcgatcaatccttgataaggaaaaa from Lathyrus oleraceus cultivar Zhongwan6 chromosome 1, CAAS_Psat_ZW6_1.0, whole genome shotgun sequence includes:
- the LOC127089666 gene encoding AP2-like ethylene-responsive transcription factor At1g16060, which produces MAKLSQQKPQKNNASNNNNVSATNTKVKRTRRSVPRDSPIQRSSIYRGVTRHRWTGRYEAHLWDKNSWNESQNKKGRQVYLGAYDDEEAAAHAYDLAALKYWGPDTILNFPLCSYENQLREMEDQSREEYIGSLRRKSSGFSRGVSKYRGVARHHHNGRWEARIGRVFGNKYLYLGTYATQEEAATAYDMAAIEYRGLNAVTNFDLSRYIKWLKPNHSDNNNKLIHNSSNNLISDTKFIPNMMMSNQNESFGGEEELVQPRPAGTTSALGLLLQSSKFKEMMEMTTAADLSTPENSYTFPDHIQTYFESSTEDEHEHGDDLFNVPSLFHSLDFDHGFKV